The nucleotide sequence GATTTGGGGATGGCATCAGCGACTGTAATTGCACCACCTGTGCTTGTAGAGATTGGACCTGACTCCACAGCTCCTGTGAGTGAGTTGGCCGACTCGTAGTGCTGGTCGATACCGATATCACActggcatcatcaccacgGCGAGACGTGACGCTATTGCTGTCGTTAAGAACGCTCTTGTTATCATTCACAAGTTTCTCCACTTCCTCAACGCGACTTTCTAACTCAGTCATACGAATGTCGGCGTGATCATGCTTTTCGTGGCATTCCTCATGTCCCGCTGCTGTGAATGAGACCGTCTCCAGCCGATCCAAACGCTGATCGTGACCGCTGACAATGTCAGATAGGTTCTTGAAAGCGCGACGCGAAACAGCTGCACTGAAGGCTGGAGCTCGGGGTTCAGACTGGGTTGGTGTGCTTGCGCGGGGAGTGTCAGGTGGTTTGTAGTCCTGGGAAGTCCACGTAAAAGAGTCAGCTGGTGGCGCCTGGTTCTGAGGCACAGAAGTTGGTGGAACATCCTGGGTATTGGCCTGAGTTGGGGACGGAGGTTTCTCTGCTGCAAGCCCATTGAGTGTGTTAAGTCCCTTTCCTGCAAACGGCCGGAGATATTTGGCGTGGGCGGATGAGGTTGTCGATGCGGTTTGAGAAGCAATCAAACACTGGGCCGGTATTGGTGGAATAGCAGAAGGGCAAGACTGTGACTGAAGAAGGCCGCCCCAGCTCAAGGTATCCGGGATTGATGCAGAAGCACCGATGTTTTGGCTGGTAGAAATCCTTGGAAATGGGCCCATATCCGCGGATATTCTCTGGTCCGGTAATCTCTGGTCTGGCGTCCTTTGGAAAGAAAAGGCTCCTGCATTGAAACTCGCGAAATCCATTCCGGGTATCACAGGGGGCGTCTTGATGGCAATGTCCACTACGGGGCTTAACGGTTCTCTTCCAGTCCTGGGTCTCTCGTTCTCCTGGCCTGGTATACCCACCTCGGGCTGCTGGACATCACGAGATCCCTCCTCATGATAACAGGCGTGGTGATTGCACATACACCATTGGGTTTGGTCCGGCACAAGATTGCCAGTTGGGCAACGACTCCAGAACCTCCGGCATCCACATCGGGCTCCATTGGCACCAGGATTCAAGTCCACGAAACCGCAAGCTCCTCCTGGCAAGCTGGGAGTCGGCGCCCTTATCGCGACAGCATCTGTGTATATATCGAAGGCATTAGGAGTGAAGTGAGACGGGTCGAACGGGGTCGTTGCCATTGGAAGCTACACGCGCTCATGTCGCGAGGTTGGGATCGAAAGCGAGTGTATAGATAGGCTCGGGTGCCTTCGAGGATTGAGGTCCAAGTCTGGGGGGGAAGCTACTAtgtaagatatatatatatggtATGGCAATTGGTCGATGACAGCCGTGATGATGTGTCAAGGGCTGCAACCAGGCCCAACTGGACAGGGTCGCAGGCAAATCGGCCGCCTAATTTCAGTTCATCGCACTATAAGATCAATTAGAAGAGCTGTCCAGGTCGTCAAGGTTGAAAAATATCCAGGCGCAGTCCAAAAAACCCGGGCGAGGAAATGGAACAGAATCCCAAGGCATGGATGAGACTGACCAAAGCGCGAACGGAGAAGGGAAAGCACACGAGCGCTGATGGAGGGAACAGCGCAATTTATACACTGGAAGCTCAGGAGACGACGAGAAATCGCAGGCGAACGGGGGAGAGTGGGCGAGAAGCAAAGTCGCAAGAGCACGAGGCACGAGATGGAGGGGACTCGAAATGTCTGTCTGCCTATGGAGGAGGGAACAGGGCGAACAAGGCGACTGCTTTTCGAGTGGTTCACGAGATGAGATAGGACAAGAGGGGACGGGGATAGGGAATCAGATTCCCCCACAGCAAGACACGCCTCGACGGTAGGCACGCGCGAATCCTGTTGACGCACTATTGCCATAAAAGGCAAGTAATCATAGCTGCCTTTACAGTGGGAAACAGAGCAGAAATACAGCACGTTCTCGGAAGCAGCTCAATCGCTCAAATTATGGGCAAAATAATGATTTCAAGGTTCACAGTACGGGGATTAATTCATTTTCACCAGCAAGATCATTTTTTAGGGTTTAATAACGTCGGCCGTTGAAGAACACGAAGCTTCATATCTGCCTTTAACGTCTTCTTGGTTAAAATGCAAGGGAGACACGAAACTTGTTAAAGCGGCACCACTTGTCTCAGAGCGCGCTCCTCGCCAAGTCACTTTCAGAGCTGCCTCTCTTTCTACCCCGCCTAATTAAGTGCTCACGCCAGTGCACGCTCACTAAGAGTGACAACAGGACAAGGAAGCGCTTCGAGATAAGGATTTTTCTAACCAATAGGGTGCTTCCGCACTCGACGAGTCCCGCCCTGCTACGGGAACGAACGGCGCCTCCCTCTTCTCCCCGTTGGTCTAAGTTGAGTCAAATGAACGGTTGGACAATGTTCTCTGAAAAGGAGAAGTTCAATCGTGAGGCATCAAGATATAGTAtgtgttgaagagaaggagtCATAATTGCCAGaaccttttattaaagaacCGCCCTAAGCCCGTTACTACATGTGAATGATACACAATTCAAGACTTGCACCACCTACAAAGAATCCCTTTGAACTCAGGTACAGGCTGGAGCTGTTTTCACCAAAATAAATACAACCCGTGCAAAGAACTAAAGATGCCTCATTGAGGCAAATGTCACACAAGGCGGAAAATGCAATTGGTTCCCAGCCTCTCCTTACGTTACTTTTCTTTCCAAGATTGACGTGATTGTCATGTCCCATTGCGTTCTAATCTCGACTCGTTCAGTGAGGCGATAACTGGGCCCTTGGCCTCGATTAATGGCTGGCTGTGCAACACACCAGGATAGTCAGTGACAAATGAAAATAAATCACAATGAATCTGAACTAGGACAATGGGATACAATTTGTCTGCAAAGAGTGAAGGGATAATTTCTTTGTTTCCAGTGAGTATTGGGGACCTGCCCAAGGACAAGTCCGTAAAATCATAAAATAAAACTCTATCATGTCCCAGAAAAACTCCAACCATTATCTTTGAATAATTTTCAATAGTGATTTCCTTCGTTTAAAACTTACGTCATGTAGTTAACCTGTAACTGGCCAAATGCTCATATACTCCTGATGCGACCGTTGTAATGCGCCCGTCGTAGCTCATGCGTCAACCTCTGTTACACTTTCATCTTCACATACATCATAATTATCGTCACACTTCGCCCCAGCTACCCATCGGACCGTTAGACGCAATTACAGAGCCTGTACCCAGAGATCCGCCTATGTCCCAGTAGTGTCGAGATGAGACACTACTACGGCGGGCGGATCGTCTGGTGCTCTGACTCGCGCAACTACTCGGATGCCGAATTGCCACTGGACTTCCGGGCGTCGTAGCTTTGAACGTTCGGCGTTCGGCGGGAGGTCGCATGCGTGAAACCAACGGGTGGTGCTGACGGACGCGGGCCAGCTTTGCGGCTGTGTCTTGACTATTCGACGTAGCCAGGTGAACTGTTGTTGAAGGGGGAGGATTGCTGCTTCGTGGCATGAAACGAGAGCGTAGATATCTGAACACCAGTTTCATATCAAGATCCTTCTCCCATTCCTCTTGAGTGAACGTGTTGCTCATAGGAGTGTCTTGTCGTGACGTTTGCGTGACTTCGGCCGAAGATTCAGATCTGCCATGAATGTTGATGGGTTGCGATGATGTCTGAATTGTTGGTTTGAATTGTGGAAATGACGCGTGTTCATGTTCTGTTGGTCGAATGTTGTCTGTGGCGGAATGAGATGAATTTGACTCCGGGATGATTGGAAGGCCAGCGTAGGGAAGTGGCATCTGCTGGACTCGGGTATAGGTTGAGAATGCACCAGGATGATGGGAAATATGGCTGACAAGGGAACCAAGCTCCCTCGACATCCTCTCCAGCATGTCCAGCTGCCATTCCTCTCTAGAGGCAAACTGTCGCGACTCCCATGCCAAGGTTTGGGAAGCGCGGGGTGTTGACGAtagatcttcatcatcctcaggtACCGTTTCTCCCAAGAACACTGAAATCGATCGTTCGTCCATTCCAACTATATCTCGCAAGAATCTTCTGGTGACCTTGGAAAAGAAACCTTTTGAATCCGATGATGTCCCAATAGCATCCTCATCGTGCCATGTCGTGTTGTCTGATTCTCCATCATAGGCAAGGGCCGACGGGACAGAAGGCACGTTGGAGGATGGGCGTTTCTGAATAGATGCTTGCGAAAATCGTCTCCTCCTTGTCTCGCGCTGAATCTCACCTAGCAGTACTCGACTGTGTTCCAGTCGCCAAGCTTCAATTCTTTGGCGCTTCTCTGCCTCATGAACCTGGTCACGCTCTACATCGAGCTGCCGCAGATCAAAGCTCTCTCTTCGCTGATACTGCCGTCTGGGATTGAATCGTTCGAATTGGTAGATGTGATCCTGTGCTTCAGCCCCCAAGGTGGGCTGATCAAGGTGGAAGGATCCCAGACCATCGTGGCCGGGAAACACTGGCCCAGATCCCTGCTGTTCTTCCTGTGGCTGATACTGCACTGCAGATATTGAGCGAAAGCCAGGCAAGTGGCCATCTAGACTATCTAGCTCggcatcatcctcttcatcaagacCAGATGCTGAGGCGGATTGGCGTGACTCAGCCTCCGATTTCGCAGCCGAGTTCAAACTGCCCAGATCTCCCACTCGTGATCTTCCAGGAGTTTTCAGCGAGTGATCCGTTTCGGTGAGAtatgatgttgttgtcaCATCAGTTGGCGCGAAGAGCACCCATGTCTGCGACTGTTCTGGTTCACGTTCTTGGGTTATTGGCACATCTCTCCGAGGGATCTCTTGCTCGTCAACAGGAGCCCGAACGACGCGCTGGACCGACTGTCGGGTCGGCTGATGAAAAGCCATGATTGTTACGCTCGTTGTAACTGTCGTGAAGCTGCGAGGTTGGCGGCGATAAGGAAATGGCGGACAAGATAAGAtgcgttgatgatggaagtGGACCCCCTAGATAACTGTATCCGCCTATGTCGGGGTGCTGGCGGAGGCGATATGCGGCAAAGTGGAACAAAGCAAGTGATAGAGGACTTGGATGCTCGAGGTTATCAACCGCGAGCAGTCCAAGAAGTGAAAAAAGGTGAAGGTATGAAGTaaaagacaagaagattCGAAAAACAAGATGTTGGGGGAAGAAAGGGTTTGTAGTATCACTAAAAGAtagggagaagagaggcgGGAGGATTGCAGATGGAACCTTTGGAGGGGCCAGTCAAGCACCTCAGCGCAAAGTGAACTGCACCAAAGGGAGCTAGGTCAGTCTCCGTACCTTAGAGGGATGCTACGCTCATGGGCGTCATCTAGACGCTGTAGTCGGGGGTTGATCGGCGGGTGGGGGGGGAGACGCTCGCGTGTTCACTTGTCCATCCATCCGCCATAGCCAGTGAAGCTCAGCTGCCTTTGAACTCAACAAGACAGAGAGAAACAAACATGTACAGTACCCGGAAACACGGGTAGAAAGTACCACTGCATAATGCTGGGTATCGATATGTTAAGAGTTCAGACGCCTTAAGACTATGCATTCCCACTCAACAGAGTCCACCCGCATGAGTCGCGAGACGCGGATGGATAAGACAAACCCAAGACCGCATTGAGACAGACGTACAACCCTGATTCTAGCTCTGGCTCTTCTGACGTGGACAGGCGTAGCAATCTTGTTGACGAAGCCCGAACAAACATCCATGATGGCATTTCGGGCCTGCTTATCACTTCATGCCGTGCTGACCGATATTTCAACCGCAGCCGTAAGTTGATATGCCTAATAAGAAGTCGTACGGTTAAACCATCGTTACATTCTtcgagaaggaaaaaggGCCCGGCACATATCCACAGC is from Fusarium musae strain F31 chromosome 4, whole genome shotgun sequence and encodes:
- a CDS encoding hypothetical protein (EggNog:ENOG41), yielding MAFHQPTRQSVQRVVRAPVDEQEIPRRDVPITQEREPEQSQTWVLFAPTDVTTTSYLTETDHSLKTPGRSRVGDLGSLNSAAKSEAESRQSASASGLDEEDDAELDSLDGHLPGFRSISAVQYQPQEEQQGSGPVFPGHDGLGSFHLDQPTLGAEAQDHIYQFERFNPRRQYQRRESFDLRQLDVERDQVHEAEKRQRIEAWRLEHSRVLLGEIQRETRRRRFSQASIQKRPSSNVPSVPSALAYDGESDNTTWHDEDAIGTSSDSKGFFSKVTRRFLRDIVGMDERSISVFLGETVPEDDEDLSSTPRASQTLAWESRQFASREEWQLDMLERMSRELGSLVSHISHHPGAFSTYTRVQQMPLPYAGLPIIPESNSSHSATDNIRPTEHEHASFPQFKPTIQTSSQPINIHGRSESSAEVTQTSRQDTPMSNTFTQEEWEKDLDMKLVFRYLRSRFMPRSSNPPPSTTVHLATSNSQDTAAKLARVRQHHPLVSRMRPPAERRTFKATTPGSPVAIRHPSSCASQSTRRSARRSSVSSRHYWDIGGSLGTGSVIASNGPMGSWGEV